One Lacunisphaera limnophila DNA window includes the following coding sequences:
- a CDS encoding protein-disulfide reductase DsbD family protein, whose translation MILRRLLCLPALSLSIGLLFLPGLIMAAPGAVKKGAVTAELVAREASIQPGRPFTVALKLTHDPHWHTYWINPGTGYPTSLHWKLPPGFTAGPIVWPTPHVVKDAKGIVTGHGYENEILLFVEISTDKTLVAGSTVTLRATADWLMCKEVCMPGDAALELALPVTAETPRDDSAAAMLFDRAAPTLPQPLTGWTATARRTGDTFTVRLTPDAGTTHRPAGLHLFDTAGLIDYAAPQVITEDQGSLVLTLAAAKEGDPAAPRLAGVLSSTNGWPGRPDTPGAAFDLPLGAATTPNDQALTPGSEATTDAGPSTQQPTTNNQQLPASAAPPAPAGLLATLAFALLGGLVLNLMPCVFPVLGIKVLGFVNQSGSDRTKVITHGLVFSLGVLVSFWALAGLLLALRAGGSQLGWGFQLQSPAFVFGMAAFLLIFALNLSGLFEVGLSATAVGGKLQMQQGYGGSFFTGVLATLVATPCSAPFLAPALGAALALPAFSSLLVFTAIAIGLAAPYLLLSIFPAAVKLLPRPGAWMETFKQLMAFPLYATVGWLLWVLAAQTKDNDNALLLIVLGFVLIAMAAWVYGRFVKPAGRVAAAALLVGGLWLGWPVAAEPAPAGASGYVVKWEPWSPAALEAARAAGRTVYVDFTARWCATCQTNKATVFSSGDVLADLAQRNVLLLRADWTSKDPAITAELARWNRSAVPFNLIYAPGRPEPLILPELLTPGIVRDALASVSRPGN comes from the coding sequence ATGATCCTGCGCCGCCTGCTTTGCCTGCCTGCCCTGAGCCTGTCGATTGGGCTGCTGTTCCTGCCCGGCCTGATCATGGCTGCGCCCGGCGCGGTCAAGAAGGGCGCGGTCACCGCCGAACTCGTCGCCCGCGAGGCCTCCATCCAGCCCGGCCGGCCGTTCACCGTCGCCCTCAAGCTCACCCACGACCCGCACTGGCACACCTACTGGATCAATCCCGGCACCGGCTACCCCACCTCCCTCCACTGGAAACTTCCTCCCGGCTTCACCGCCGGCCCCATCGTCTGGCCCACCCCCCACGTCGTGAAGGATGCCAAGGGCATCGTCACCGGCCACGGCTACGAGAACGAGATCCTCCTCTTCGTCGAGATCTCGACGGACAAAACCCTCGTCGCGGGTTCAACCGTCACCCTCCGCGCCACCGCCGACTGGCTCATGTGCAAGGAGGTCTGCATGCCCGGTGACGCCGCCCTCGAACTTGCCCTGCCCGTCACCGCCGAGACGCCGCGCGACGACAGCGCTGCCGCCATGCTCTTCGACCGCGCCGCCCCCACGCTGCCCCAACCCCTCACCGGCTGGACCGCCACCGCCCGACGCACCGGCGACACCTTCACCGTGCGCCTCACGCCGGATGCCGGCACCACCCACCGCCCGGCCGGCCTGCACCTCTTCGACACCGCCGGCCTCATCGACTATGCCGCCCCGCAGGTGATCACCGAGGACCAGGGCAGCCTCGTCCTCACCCTCGCTGCCGCCAAGGAAGGCGACCCCGCCGCCCCCCGCCTCGCGGGCGTCCTCTCTTCCACCAACGGCTGGCCCGGTCGCCCCGACACCCCCGGCGCCGCCTTCGACCTCCCGCTCGGCGCCGCCACCACCCCCAACGACCAGGCCCTCACTCCCGGCTCCGAAGCAACGACCGACGCCGGACCCTCCACCCAACAACCAACAACTAACAACCAACAACTTCCCGCCTCCGCCGCTCCACCCGCCCCCGCGGGTCTCCTCGCCACCCTGGCGTTCGCCCTCCTCGGCGGCCTCGTCCTCAACCTCATGCCCTGCGTCTTCCCGGTCCTCGGCATCAAGGTCCTCGGCTTCGTCAACCAATCGGGCAGCGATCGCACCAAGGTCATCACCCACGGTCTCGTGTTCTCCCTCGGCGTGCTCGTCTCCTTCTGGGCGCTGGCCGGTCTGCTCCTCGCCCTCCGCGCCGGGGGCTCCCAGCTCGGCTGGGGTTTCCAGCTCCAGTCCCCCGCCTTCGTCTTCGGCATGGCCGCGTTCCTCCTCATCTTCGCGCTGAACCTCAGCGGCCTCTTCGAGGTCGGCCTCTCCGCCACCGCCGTCGGCGGCAAGCTGCAGATGCAGCAGGGCTACGGCGGCTCGTTCTTCACCGGTGTCCTCGCGACCCTCGTCGCCACGCCCTGCAGCGCGCCCTTCCTCGCCCCCGCCCTCGGCGCGGCCCTCGCCCTGCCCGCGTTCTCGTCCCTCCTCGTCTTCACCGCCATCGCCATCGGCCTGGCCGCACCCTACCTCCTGCTCTCGATCTTCCCCGCCGCCGTGAAACTCCTCCCGCGTCCCGGCGCCTGGATGGAAACCTTCAAGCAGCTCATGGCCTTCCCGCTCTACGCCACTGTCGGCTGGCTGCTCTGGGTGCTGGCCGCGCAGACCAAGGACAACGACAACGCCCTCCTCCTGATCGTCCTCGGCTTCGTCCTCATCGCCATGGCCGCGTGGGTCTACGGCCGCTTCGTGAAACCCGCCGGCCGCGTCGCCGCCGCCGCCTTGCTCGTCGGCGGCCTCTGGCTCGGCTGGCCCGTCGCCGCCGAGCCCGCCCCGGCCGGCGCCAGCGGCTACGTCGTGAAATGGGAACCCTGGAGCCCCGCGGCCCTGGAGGCCGCCCGCGCCGCCGGCCGCACCGTCTACGTGGATTTCACCGCCCGCTGGTGCGCCACCTGCCAGACCAACAAGGCCACCGTCTTCTCCTCCGGCGACGTTCTCGCCGACCTGGCCCAGCGCAACGTCCTCCTCCTCCGCGCCGATTGGACCAGCAAGGACCCCGCCATCACCGCCGAGCTGGCCCGCTGGAACCGCTCCGCCGTCCCCTTCAACCTGATCTACGCTCCCGGCCGTCCCGAGCCCCTCATCCTCCCGGAACTCCTGACCCCCGGCATCGTGCGGGACGCCCTCGCCTCCGTTTCGCGCCCTGGGAACTGA
- a CDS encoding bacteriohemerythrin — translation MPSWNPRLETGHPHIDAEHQEFFRRLDALRDAINASGGREQIIDLIVILQKYTIGHFSREEAYMHRVNCPGLTANCAAHRDFARRLDSWLHLLTTGTEPVSLLRDIHHEATTWIESHILGIDCQLRGCRMPDSAPPLPLPPL, via the coding sequence ATGCCCAGCTGGAATCCACGCCTAGAAACGGGTCATCCGCACATTGATGCGGAACACCAGGAATTTTTCCGCCGCCTCGACGCCCTGCGCGATGCCATCAACGCCAGCGGCGGCCGCGAGCAGATCATCGACCTGATCGTGATCCTCCAGAAGTACACCATCGGCCACTTCAGCCGGGAGGAGGCCTACATGCACCGCGTCAACTGCCCGGGCCTGACGGCCAACTGCGCCGCCCACCGCGATTTCGCCCGCCGCCTCGACAGCTGGCTCCACCTCCTCACCACGGGCACCGAGCCGGTCTCCCTGCTGCGGGACATTCACCACGAGGCCACCACCTGGATTGAAAGCCATATCCTCGGCATCGACTGCCAGCTCCGCGGCTGCCGGATGCCCGACTCGGCCCCACCCCTGCCCCTCCCCCCCCTCTGA
- a CDS encoding esterase/lipase family protein — protein sequence MIPLMTAAPAPEPACVVLLHGIGMRAYVMKRLETALRADGYRVVNLSYPSRRMPFEELAGAYLPAQLAKHDTGRAPQLHFVTHSLGSLVLRKFLQDARPANLGRVVMIGPPNHGSTAADVAKENTLLRHFLGGNLLRLGTGDDAIARTLGPADFDLGIIAGTVPVNPVFGRVLGGRNDGAVTVESARLDGMHDFLVVPYSHTLMLWRTEVIDQTRTYLRDGRFTHPKPATPP from the coding sequence ATGATTCCCCTCATGACCGCCGCACCCGCTCCCGAGCCCGCCTGCGTCGTCCTCCTGCACGGCATCGGCATGCGCGCCTACGTGATGAAGCGCCTCGAGACCGCCCTGCGCGCCGATGGCTACCGTGTGGTCAACCTCTCCTACCCGTCCCGTCGGATGCCCTTTGAGGAACTCGCCGGCGCCTACCTGCCCGCCCAGCTGGCCAAGCACGACACCGGCCGCGCCCCGCAGCTGCATTTCGTGACGCACTCCCTTGGCAGCCTCGTGCTCCGCAAGTTCCTCCAGGACGCCCGCCCGGCCAACCTCGGCCGCGTTGTCATGATCGGGCCGCCCAACCACGGCAGCACCGCCGCCGACGTGGCGAAGGAGAACACCCTGCTGCGCCACTTCCTCGGCGGCAACCTCCTGCGCCTCGGCACCGGGGACGACGCCATCGCGCGCACCCTCGGACCCGCCGATTTCGACCTCGGTATCATCGCCGGTACGGTGCCCGTGAACCCCGTGTTCGGCCGCGTGCTCGGCGGCCGGAACGACGGCGCCGTCACCGTCGAGTCCGCCCGCCTCGACGGCATGCATGACTTCCTCGTCGTCCCCTACTCCCACACCCTGATGCTCTGGCGCACCGAGGTCATCGACCAGACCAGGACCTACCTCCGCGACGGCCGGTTCACCCACCCAAAGCCAGCCACACCTCCTTAA
- a CDS encoding chemotaxis protein CheB: MSSSSPSPELVVGLGASAGGLRALETFFQAMPCDTGCAFVVVQHLSPDFKSLMNDLLARHTRMRIHRVEDGMLLEPDCIYLIPPRKLMTVKGGRLALTEREAARQLEFPINVFLESLATDYGPQAIAIILSGTGTDGTQGIRAVHEAGGLVIAQSLESADFNGMPRSVISSQLADYILPPERMPEAVITYAKYPQLRMMQTTHAMSAHEAAGTFGPVLEQLRHTSGIDFGEYKIPTVQRRIHRRMSFLHLADVNAYARQLVEQPAELDELYKDLLIGVTEFFRDPEAFESLGRDVLPALLAEPGREEFRVWVAGCASGEEAYSIAILVDEQVRASGYRGRVSIFATDMHRESLARASAGIYDRVRLENLGPDRISRYFKEEPSGYWRIVPELRQRIIFSAHNVISDPPFTKLDLITCRNMLIYFQPATQERVLALFHFALRRGGALFLGSSEGLGGVEGGFTAIATRFKLYRKTTDSLIAPPEIRSLPSGRTLRLTTGPLPGSLPSTITVNRSLLQAYDHLLKETMPAGFLAAENGEIIQYFQESSRYLLPPEGRSHENLYNRTDGDLRLALSTLIPKAIKSGAEAQALGVRQRQGTEENLLDVLVRPIPDERNGVSLVHVIFRNPRTAPPPLAGIQADDFAPQDALGSRVKDLEIELHSTKENLQATVEELQTSNEELQATNEELLAANEELQSTNEELHSVNEELYTVNAEFERKNHELKTVGEDLNNLLASTEIGTLFLDRHLRIRRFTPAIARIFHLLPQDISRPIDHLAYQIEGEPNLQQHLREVLTTGVPTAREIHTREGNWLLQRVLPFRTAEDKVDGVVMTFTDISAIKSMQDKLNLAMEFSRMVWWEWDLNENVLSTHTGGQSILGFAGAITTTSTTEWHQLIHAEDLDRVKQSLENCLRGDVTRWECQHRFLTRDGQWRWVVNKGKVAARDATGRPVRMLGTTQDVHERCLAEQEIKKLNLALERSPVMVMITDLEGHIEYVNQHFTDITGYTASEVIGQNPRILKSPDQAEDVFRDMWSTLKRGEPWQGEIQNRRKDGRRYRERATMAPVKDGDGRVTHYVALKEEITAAQTPDAEQSRMEEHLSQIQKMETLGTLAGGIAHDFNNILTAIIGHTDLAADLAPAPHPAAESLEQIRQASQRAADLVQRILSFSRREPSHREKVVLSFLIAEVTSLLRASIPSTIKLELSIDRNDLAVLANPTDLQQIVLNLGGNAAHAMRESGGSLHIALKPVTLGQVLRATAGTLEPGDYLSLQVSDTGTGIPPHVLARMFEPFFTTKPTGEGTGLGLSIILGIVLAHGGAIQVHTEVGRGTTFEVLLPAVAPDPDESEEELGLSARGRGQCIAFVDDEPSITLMAERGLTRQGYAPQTFDRAQALLDHLADSTRSFDLIITDHTMPGMTGLELIRRLRESGNHTPIIILSGNARYVSARELSGLGHVQFMPKPFDLGALVERITVAFAQADAP; this comes from the coding sequence ATGAGCTCTTCCTCTCCCTCTCCTGAACTGGTGGTCGGACTCGGCGCATCGGCCGGCGGCCTCCGCGCGCTCGAAACCTTCTTCCAGGCCATGCCCTGCGACACGGGCTGCGCCTTCGTCGTCGTCCAGCATCTCTCGCCCGATTTCAAGAGCCTGATGAACGACCTGCTCGCGCGGCACACCCGCATGCGCATCCATCGGGTCGAGGATGGCATGCTGCTCGAGCCGGACTGCATCTACCTCATCCCGCCCCGCAAGCTGATGACCGTGAAGGGCGGCCGGCTGGCCCTGACCGAGCGCGAGGCCGCCCGGCAGCTCGAGTTCCCCATCAACGTCTTCCTCGAGTCGCTCGCCACCGACTACGGCCCGCAGGCCATCGCCATCATCCTCTCCGGCACGGGCACCGACGGCACCCAGGGCATCCGCGCCGTCCATGAGGCCGGCGGCCTGGTCATCGCCCAATCCCTCGAATCCGCCGACTTCAACGGCATGCCCCGCAGCGTCATCAGCAGCCAACTCGCGGACTACATCCTCCCCCCGGAGCGCATGCCCGAGGCCGTCATCACCTACGCCAAATACCCGCAGCTGCGCATGATGCAGACCACCCACGCCATGTCCGCCCACGAGGCGGCCGGCACTTTCGGGCCCGTCCTGGAACAGCTCCGGCACACCAGCGGCATCGACTTCGGCGAATACAAGATCCCCACCGTCCAGCGGCGCATCCACCGCCGCATGAGCTTCCTCCATCTCGCCGACGTCAACGCCTACGCCCGCCAGCTGGTCGAGCAACCCGCCGAGCTCGACGAGCTCTACAAGGACCTGCTCATCGGCGTCACCGAGTTCTTCCGCGACCCCGAGGCCTTCGAGTCCCTCGGCCGCGACGTGCTCCCCGCCCTGCTCGCGGAACCCGGTCGCGAGGAATTCCGTGTTTGGGTCGCCGGCTGCGCCTCGGGCGAGGAGGCCTACTCCATCGCTATCCTGGTCGACGAACAGGTCCGCGCCTCCGGCTACCGCGGCCGCGTGTCCATCTTCGCCACCGACATGCACCGCGAATCGCTCGCCCGCGCCTCGGCCGGCATCTACGACCGCGTGCGCCTGGAAAACCTCGGACCCGACCGCATCAGCCGCTACTTCAAGGAGGAACCCAGCGGCTACTGGCGGATCGTCCCAGAACTGCGCCAGCGCATCATCTTCTCCGCCCACAACGTCATCAGCGACCCGCCGTTCACCAAGCTCGATCTGATCACATGCCGGAACATGCTGATCTACTTCCAGCCCGCCACCCAGGAACGCGTCCTCGCCCTGTTCCACTTCGCCCTGCGCCGCGGCGGCGCCCTCTTCCTCGGCTCCAGCGAGGGCCTCGGCGGGGTCGAGGGCGGCTTCACCGCCATCGCGACCCGCTTCAAGCTCTACCGCAAGACCACCGACAGCCTCATCGCCCCGCCGGAAATCCGCAGCCTGCCCTCCGGCCGCACCCTCCGCCTGACCACGGGCCCCCTGCCCGGCAGCCTGCCCTCCACCATCACCGTCAACCGGAGCCTCCTGCAGGCCTATGACCACCTCCTCAAGGAGACCATGCCCGCCGGCTTCCTCGCCGCCGAGAACGGCGAGATCATCCAGTACTTTCAGGAATCCAGCCGCTACCTCCTGCCCCCCGAGGGCCGCTCCCACGAAAACCTCTACAACCGCACCGACGGCGACCTCCGCCTCGCCCTCTCCACCCTCATCCCCAAGGCCATCAAGTCCGGCGCCGAGGCCCAGGCCCTCGGCGTGCGCCAACGCCAGGGCACCGAGGAAAACCTCCTCGATGTCCTCGTCCGCCCGATCCCGGACGAACGCAACGGCGTCAGCCTCGTCCACGTCATCTTCCGCAACCCCCGCACCGCCCCGCCACCCCTCGCCGGCATCCAGGCCGACGACTTTGCCCCGCAGGACGCCCTCGGCAGCCGCGTGAAGGATCTCGAGATCGAGCTCCACTCCACCAAGGAGAACCTCCAGGCCACCGTCGAGGAACTCCAGACCAGCAACGAGGAACTCCAGGCCACCAACGAGGAACTCCTCGCCGCCAACGAGGAACTCCAGAGCACCAACGAGGAACTCCACTCCGTCAACGAGGAGCTCTACACCGTCAACGCCGAGTTCGAGCGCAAGAACCACGAGCTGAAAACCGTCGGCGAGGACCTCAACAACCTCCTCGCGAGCACCGAAATCGGCACCCTCTTCCTCGACCGCCACCTCCGCATCCGCCGCTTCACCCCGGCCATCGCCCGCATTTTCCATCTCCTCCCCCAGGACATCAGCCGCCCCATCGACCACCTCGCTTACCAGATCGAGGGCGAACCCAACCTCCAGCAGCACCTCCGCGAGGTCCTCACCACCGGCGTCCCCACCGCCCGCGAGATCCACACCCGCGAGGGCAACTGGCTCCTCCAGCGCGTCCTCCCCTTCCGCACCGCCGAGGACAAGGTCGACGGCGTCGTCATGACCTTCACCGACATCTCCGCCATCAAGTCGATGCAGGACAAGCTGAACCTCGCCATGGAATTCTCCCGCATGGTCTGGTGGGAATGGGATCTCAACGAAAACGTCCTCAGCACCCATACCGGCGGCCAGTCCATTTTGGGCTTCGCCGGCGCCATTACCACCACCAGCACCACCGAGTGGCACCAGCTCATCCACGCCGAAGACCTCGACCGCGTGAAACAAAGCCTGGAGAACTGCCTCCGCGGCGACGTCACCCGCTGGGAATGCCAGCACCGTTTCCTCACCCGCGACGGCCAGTGGCGCTGGGTCGTCAACAAGGGCAAGGTCGCCGCCCGCGACGCCACCGGCCGGCCCGTGCGCATGCTCGGCACCACCCAGGACGTCCACGAACGCTGCCTCGCCGAGCAGGAAATCAAGAAGCTCAACCTCGCGCTCGAACGCAGCCCCGTGATGGTCATGATCACCGACCTCGAGGGCCACATCGAGTACGTCAACCAGCACTTCACCGACATCACCGGCTACACCGCCAGCGAGGTCATCGGCCAGAACCCCCGCATCCTCAAGTCGCCCGACCAGGCCGAGGACGTCTTCCGCGACATGTGGTCCACCCTCAAGCGCGGCGAACCCTGGCAGGGCGAGATCCAGAACCGCCGCAAGGACGGCCGCCGCTACCGCGAGCGCGCCACCATGGCCCCGGTCAAGGACGGCGACGGCCGCGTCACCCACTACGTCGCCCTGAAGGAGGAAATCACCGCCGCCCAGACGCCCGATGCCGAGCAGAGCCGCATGGAGGAACATCTCTCGCAAATCCAGAAAATGGAGACCCTCGGCACCCTCGCCGGCGGCATCGCGCACGATTTCAACAACATCCTCACCGCCATCATCGGCCACACCGACCTCGCCGCCGACCTCGCCCCGGCCCCGCACCCCGCCGCGGAAAGCCTCGAGCAGATCCGCCAGGCCAGCCAGCGCGCCGCCGACCTCGTCCAGCGCATCCTCTCCTTCAGCCGCCGCGAACCTTCCCACCGCGAGAAGGTCGTCCTCTCCTTCCTCATTGCCGAGGTCACCTCCCTGCTGCGCGCCAGCATCCCCTCCACCATCAAGCTCGAGCTGTCGATCGACCGCAACGACCTGGCCGTCCTCGCCAACCCGACCGACCTGCAACAGATCGTGCTCAACCTCGGCGGCAACGCCGCGCACGCCATGCGCGAGAGCGGCGGCAGCCTCCACATCGCGCTCAAACCCGTCACCCTCGGGCAGGTCCTCCGCGCCACCGCCGGCACCCTGGAACCCGGCGACTACCTCAGCCTCCAGGTCAGCGATACCGGCACCGGCATCCCGCCGCATGTGCTGGCGCGCATGTTCGAACCCTTCTTCACGACCAAGCCCACCGGCGAGGGCACCGGCCTGGGGCTGTCCATCATCCTCGGCATCGTCCTCGCCCACGGCGGCGCCATCCAGGTCCATACCGAGGTCGGCCGCGGCACCACCTTCGAGGTCCTCCTGCCCGCCGTCGCCCCGGACCCCGACGAGAGCGAGGAGGAGCTTGGCCTGAGCGCCCGGGGCCGCGGCCAGTGCATCGCCTTCGTTGACGACGAGCCCTCGATCACCCTCATGGCCGAACGCGGCCTGACCCGCCAGGGTTACGCCCCGCAAACCTTCGACCGCGCCCAGGCCCTGCTCGACCACCTCGCCGACTCCACCCGGTCCTTCGATCTCATCATCACCGACCACACCATGCCCGGCATGACCGGCCTTGAGCTGATCCGCCGCCTGCGCGAATCCGGCAACCACACGCCCATCATCATCCTGTCTGGCAACGCCCGCTACGTCTCCGCCCGGGAACTGTCCGGCCTCGGCCACGTCCAGTTCATGCCCAAGCCCTTCGACCTCGGCGCCCTCGTCGAACGCATCACCGTCGCCTTCGCCCAAGCCGACGCCCCCTAG
- a CDS encoding DMT family transporter — MKPDSSLHRRALLGLLLANLLWGLSFPVVKAMVHTQEQLLPGSGNWFITAMTVGPRFLLATVVLALVAGAKLRGLTRGELRQGAWLGLANALGLLLQVDGLQFTSASVSSFLTQFYAVLIPVVVALKVRRAPAPVVGACVLLVLAGVAILGRFDFHALSFGRGELSTLAGSVFFMGQIFVLADPRYAGNRALPVSAVMFATVGLLFTILALATAPAAADVLVPWTSGPWLVFTGLLTVFCTLGAFMLMIRWQPVITATEAGLIYCFEPLFASVMALFLPGLFSRWVGFDYPNETLTWQLLVGGGLITVANGLLQLKGSTGSEKEESGIKN; from the coding sequence ATGAAGCCCGACTCCTCCCTCCACCGCCGCGCCCTGCTCGGGCTGCTGCTGGCGAATCTCCTGTGGGGGCTGAGCTTTCCCGTGGTGAAGGCGATGGTGCACACGCAGGAGCAGTTGCTGCCGGGCAGCGGCAACTGGTTCATCACCGCGATGACGGTGGGGCCGCGCTTCCTGCTCGCCACCGTGGTGCTCGCGCTCGTGGCGGGCGCCAAGCTCCGCGGGCTCACGCGCGGGGAACTGCGCCAGGGCGCGTGGCTCGGCCTCGCCAATGCGCTGGGGTTGCTGCTGCAGGTGGACGGGTTGCAGTTCACCTCGGCCTCGGTGTCGTCATTCCTCACGCAGTTCTACGCGGTGTTGATCCCGGTGGTGGTGGCGCTGAAGGTGCGCCGCGCGCCGGCGCCGGTGGTGGGGGCGTGCGTGCTGCTGGTGCTGGCGGGAGTGGCGATCCTCGGGCGGTTTGATTTCCACGCGCTCAGTTTCGGGCGCGGCGAGCTCTCCACGCTGGCCGGATCGGTGTTTTTCATGGGGCAGATCTTCGTGCTCGCCGATCCGCGGTACGCGGGGAACCGCGCGCTGCCGGTGAGCGCGGTCATGTTCGCCACCGTCGGCCTGCTGTTCACGATACTGGCGCTGGCGACGGCGCCGGCGGCCGCGGACGTGCTCGTGCCCTGGACCTCGGGCCCGTGGCTGGTGTTCACCGGGCTGCTCACGGTGTTCTGCACGCTGGGGGCGTTCATGCTGATGATCCGGTGGCAGCCGGTGATCACGGCGACCGAGGCGGGCCTGATCTATTGCTTTGAGCCCCTCTTCGCGTCGGTCATGGCGCTCTTCCTGCCGGGGCTGTTCTCGCGCTGGGTGGGCTTCGACTATCCGAATGAGACGCTGACCTGGCAGCTGCTCGTGGGCGGGGGCTTGATCACCGTGGCAAACGGGCTGCTGCAGCTGAAGGGGTCCACGGGGTCGGAAAAGGAAGAATCAGGAATCAAGAATTAA
- a CDS encoding DMT family transporter: MERLVAKALSRRVFTASGVDDAAVSTANPALRPPPSPAMHGGFMRDPAHTKSVGLLLAGAVCWSLAGVLFKYVEWPGLAAAGGRGLIAALFLLAVTFRSLRFTWSPLQLAAAVAYAACTVLFTLANKMTTAANAILLQYTAPVWIALLGAWFLGERATRADWLTIAAVFGGLALFFYEGLQLNNVAGLLVAVASGVAFAVMTLLMRKQKDTSALESIILGNLLGFVIGLPALWTAPALPATGWIALLLLGLVQLGLAYLFYAKAIKHVTALEAVLIPVMEPLLNPLWVLLAFHERPGRFALLGGAIVLGAVTLRAVSGLRAPRPAA, encoded by the coding sequence GTGGAGCGCCTTGTCGCCAAGGCGCTGTCTCGACGCGTTTTCACCGCCAGCGGGGTTGATGATGCTGCCGTTTCCACGGCCAACCCCGCCTTGCGCCCGCCGCCCTCACCCGCCATGCATGGCGGCTTCATGCGCGACCCCGCCCACACCAAGTCCGTCGGCCTGCTCCTCGCCGGCGCCGTCTGCTGGAGCCTCGCAGGCGTCCTCTTCAAATACGTGGAGTGGCCCGGCCTCGCGGCCGCCGGCGGACGCGGACTCATCGCCGCCCTGTTCCTCCTGGCCGTGACCTTCCGCTCCCTGCGCTTCACCTGGTCTCCCCTCCAGCTCGCCGCCGCCGTCGCCTACGCCGCGTGCACCGTCCTGTTCACGCTCGCCAACAAGATGACCACGGCGGCCAACGCCATCCTCCTCCAGTACACCGCCCCCGTCTGGATCGCGCTGCTCGGCGCGTGGTTCCTCGGCGAACGCGCCACCCGCGCCGACTGGCTCACCATCGCCGCCGTCTTCGGCGGCCTCGCGCTCTTTTTCTACGAGGGCCTGCAGCTGAATAATGTCGCCGGCCTCCTCGTCGCCGTCGCCAGCGGCGTCGCCTTCGCCGTCATGACCCTCCTCATGCGCAAGCAGAAGGATACCTCAGCCCTGGAGTCCATCATCCTCGGCAACCTCCTCGGCTTCGTCATCGGCCTCCCCGCGCTCTGGACCGCCCCCGCGCTGCCCGCCACCGGCTGGATCGCACTCCTCCTTCTCGGCCTCGTGCAACTCGGCCTCGCCTACCTATTCTATGCGAAGGCCATCAAGCACGTGACCGCCCTCGAGGCCGTGCTGATCCCGGTGATGGAACCCCTCCTGAATCCGCTCTGGGTGCTGCTCGCCTTCCACGAGCGCCCCGGCCGGTTCGCCCTCCTCGGCGGCGCCATCGTGCTCGGCGCCGTGACCCTCCGCGCTGTCTCCGGCCTCCGCGCGCCCCGACCCGCCGCCTGA